From Bactrocera oleae isolate idBacOlea1 chromosome 4, idBacOlea1, whole genome shotgun sequence:
CATTTccgtttttgttcttttcactCTTCGTCAGTCACAATAGTCTTGATTATATGATATTTATTGGATTCAGCAGATTTATCCAAATGATCAATTAAAAATTGGTATGTATTGAAATAAGACaattattattacataataACTACTATACCAAGGAAATCTTCctgcatatttttataatgttcACTGTGCAAGTGCTTTTGTGAATTACGTTATTGTGAActcatttcaatttattaaatattgtacatgtgtatgtgagtgACATTCTAAAATATTATCGTTAATTTTCAATTTGAGTTTATTAAGACAATtgctattaaattaattttgtatgctaatttattataaaaattgtattttggaCATCACTTCGTACTTATCAACTATTTTTACGTTggataaaaacatattttaaaagcatAAGTGATTTTATCGCAACAGTGGCCTAATTGAAGGTACATGTTCCTATATAATGGAGATATAACAGATAATTTCATCGATTTTTTAAGAGTACGTTCGATTtctaactatatattatatacctacataataAGGTAATAGTTGTAGTATGCAACAGGCACGACAACGGCAAAAGAATGTATAGCCTCAAacaacttttgaatttttttgcaatGCAGCCCGCACAACATTCACACTTACCTTcaattactaaataaaaaagcaCTAATTCTATATATaccaaacttaataaaatttttattcaataatttattgGCAACAATTAACACTACCGCAATCAGTTGTGATAAACTATGAAATAtttacctataaaatataataaccacttttgtttacaataatttttatatttcgtttATACATGCTTCGGAccgtatatatttaataaaagtttgctTAGTTTAATTTTCCTGCAACAAATTCTTTTAATAGTGCTGAGCTTTTAAAACGGTGAATCTAAAATGTGCCTAAATGAGGATTGCcttaaatataactaaatatagaGTGTACTACTACCTCAAATACGCTTTTATGTTTTCACATACTACATAGTACTTAGATACCCGTGAGTGTGGCTAACAATATTGCATTGGAATGAAGAGCAATTAGCGATTAAaggaataaataaaatgatatacaGTGTCGAGAAAATATTCTTCAATTATCCAACAGTGTTTTTACGCTTCGAGGCACTCTCAGCCACATTTAATCTGCTGCTTTGAACTGGGTTGTCGCAGACAACAATGAGGCTGCAAATGATTACACTTTCCTATGCATCTGTAGAAATCTTCGGCAGTTGCCAATTCCACTCAAAGCTTTTCCAGCGATGTACCTTCTACATAATATTCTCGACTAAATATATCGTGTACAACTATTACGCTTAAATTGAAAAACCTTTAGAGATTTAGTTGATTAAATGATCATTACCACAATTGTTCTCTATATCTCGTTAGAAAGTTTATCAATtcttaatggaaaatatttgcgCCAATTTAATGACTTGGTTCTTCAAATACGCGTAGCCGGCTTTACTGGCAATTTTAATGGTTTCAGTTTTATTCAATGTCGCTTGCTGTATATGGCTCGTTCCAGCGGTAGATACTGATTCGCTGACATTGCCATTCGTTGCAACAGTTGTAGCACTCGCTGTAGCAGCATTATTAGGAAACATATTTCGCAGCACATAATTGAAGCCGCTCGCCGCTTTATTGCAATTTGATTTGAAACGTTCAATGCCAAATGCGCGTATGGCACGCGAAACCCCAAATACTTGTGAACTAATGTAGGCACGCCTTACAGCTAAAGTTCGCCCATCTTTCTGCTCGCTATATTCAACTATTTCATCGACTTTCTGCAAATAGAAAAGGCGTTATATATTATTACATCATAATGCAATTAGAGTACTGGTGTGAACAAGAGATGACGAAAATAACGTAGAtgttttaaatgcattatttttagAATTAGTCGAATGGAAAATGTACGCATCAATCAGTTTTCAgtcaattataataaacaaataaagtatTGTTCAAAATAAGTTTGGATTCCTAATATTGCTgtcaaaaaataaactaaaattgaaCAGTTGTTACTGTCTTAGAAGCACGTTTCATATAAAAGATTTGCATTGTTTTCGTATAGTCGTGAAAGatgaaattaaaatcaaaactaaaCTAGAAATACTTCACTATTTATAGAAGTACTAGCTAAGATGTGTATATTCAAACAAATCAATTCCACAGAAAATGAACTAAGCACacacgaaatttaaattttcaatgtcaaacaaaagaaaatattatggggtgcatatatacatatgtatgtatgtaaatgcaaagaaaaaaacattatataccacgcagtaaaaattataaaaaaaaataaataaaataacaaacctATAAGGACTATTAGAAAATGCTTAAAGCCGGTtcataaagaagtaaataaataacaaaagcaaagcgtgcaaaaaataaaatactttgttCGGTCTTTGCTCCCGCATGGCTGGTGGTAGCTAACAGTGATAAGTcagctatttataaataattgcacttttGAACTTACCATTATCTTTTTGAATCCAATGTTTCGCGTGAAGGTGACTAAAGTTTTCTTTTTCGGATCTAAAACCGAATCTTCAACAATTCTCACTGGTGCATTATTATAAAAACGTTGACCCCATTTTGGCACTGGATTTGTTTTGGATAGTAAGCGGCGAGAATATAATTTACCATCACGTACCTCACGCTTTATTGTGTCTTCCGTAAGAACATGTGTACTGTAATTTTAAAATGCtaatagtatatttttatacatatgtatataagcttaTTATACTAACCTTGACGGGTTGGGATAACGATTCCAGTATGCTTGTACGACTTGCTTCCAACTGTAATCAAAAACTGTTTCAGTTGTACATTGCGACGCAGTAAccatgatttaaaatttaaaatcaaaaccgaaagataaaatttatttaacttttgtaAATGGCAGCTACAAAATGTTTACTCCAGCTCCAGCTATCACATGAATACTGTGATTAATTTATATCAacgataaaatttaattatacgaGTTGCTTATCAGTAGCCCATGTATACTTTTTATGGGTATTACTACGCTTCGATTTTTCCTTTACTAATTTCTTGGATATCGCCACACTTGGTGTATACTCTCAAATGCAATGTTTCAGCAGCTGCCCTCTTCGACTAACATAACAAATATGTCGCTATTTTCAAATTGAAAGTAAAAGTGCAATGTTATGTAGTATGATGCTGCCGGCAAATAAGTGGGCGTGTGCTACGCACGTTTTAATGTTTTCACACACAACCCTGAgctaaaaacaattttgtaagtTTTACTTTTTTCCCGTGCTTTGTTTCGTGTAGAGAAGTTAAATATAGACGTCGCACTGCTAACAGACGAATAGAGATAAAGAAAATAGTAtcaattgaatatttaattagaCAGAATGCAGTTGTAGCAATTGTATCTAGCTGATCTTACCCACCATGTATAACAATTCTAGCAGCGAAATACTCGTATAGATCACGCGATCTACAATGTATTCTATGGAATCAATGCTTAGTTCACCAGCAAAGCAAGTTTTACAAATTACTCTTACACAATATTGACCCACTGTACGTCAATTGTTCGATTTTTTTCtcgataaaatttttgtatatgttttcCAACagctttttttttccttttttacaaCTATGATATTTAATGccaatttttaagaattttcgaaattttatatattcattttctATCACTTCCTCATTCCTTTGtcctttgtttgcatttttatcCTTTACCTTTCCTAAAACCAACCAACAGCTGCTGCTGATTCCGTCAGAGAACGTGAATGAGTCTCATTCACATTCTCTGGCAATAGCACACATATTCACAACAACTGAATTAAAAAAAGccaaaacatatatatagaaacaaaTGCCGACGCCAAGGCAGTAGAGTGAATGCGACAGCTACATACCTCATAACTAACATTAAGCGAAAGCCTTAATGTTGCCGTATTGTAAttatattacttaatttttttttatttcacggcTTGTGGAAAATAGAGAacgtatataatatagtaaagtaaacgtatataatatacgttctctgaggAAAATtccaatattattataattttttttaaatataaatatttgaaagcatTAGAATAAGTAAAGCTTTAGGGTTTTGTTTTTTACACCAACACAACTTTGTGTTTATTGTTAACAATTTATGATATTTCTCTAATACTTAATTTTGCACTAATTATACCGTTTCGGTAGCaacttttaatataaagatatttttaattttgcatcgaaaatattgaaaatatataagaattaaacaaaatatttactgtaaaagttatatatattaagcaaGTAACATTAGAGTAAATATTACAGTGCCATCTATTGGCCAATAACTGGAAAGTGCCGCGAAATatcaagtgaaaaaaattgcgagtgtttgatttatatgctaacaaatttaatattatttcatttaaagtaaACAGTTGttaatattaaacatattttcaataaaatacttaaatcaaTACTTATCCAAATTACTTAAGTccacctaaaaaaaattttgggaattGTGGTTTTCTTTTCCTGTTGTCTATCAATGCAAAATTTAACAGctgtaaaatttaaacaaaacagcTCTTAAAACCATTTTGTTAGCTTTTAGctgatttttggaaaaaaaaaatagcttgaTTCGAACTATGCTTGATCACACGTCAAAGATCCTTGTGTTCAAATGTAACTCATACGCCGTGGGGCCGTTGTTACtgggaaatataatataatgttagGTATTGtcgcataaaatttttatttaatttaatttaaatctaAATCCGCAAGGagcaataaataaaactttttattgtttttcatttgGGAATATGTatgataaataattgaaatcaaaaGTTAACCAAAGCAATGGCGTCATAGACTTTTACTGCAGCCAAGGCACATTGAACTccaaacaaattcatacaagATGATAGCgcgagtataaaaacaaaaagtacaaTAACAGTAATGGACAccgaaaatacacaaaaaacacaacaatttGCCATTTAAACTACCGTtacaagcaaaaataaaaaataaaagcagctGTTCTGCTGCTACTGCCTTGAGTAAAAAAACAtagcaattgcatttttttttgtgttttttaataaaatacaataaaaatgatAGTTTggctaattttttttgtacctgCTGCTTCATCGGTCTTGTGAAATCAACAGATGTTTCAGTAAACACAAGTCAGTTATACAAAAAACATCGACAAGTTATCGACTGTCCATTTCTTTTCAGAGCCAAGCATAGTTCTTGATACATATAGTTCATACAATTCAATATcactatacatatttatatgcatatatgtatatgcatacatatatggtatatactcgtatacgcaCTGCAATTCTGTAAGCTATCCGTTTGCATGGAAGGTTTTTAGTTAATGAACCGCAACCAAGTGGTCAACCGGCAAACACGAAAGGGTGTCCTCcgcaattatttaattatttgcacatttttcttttttacactTTCTCTTTGTATGTTTACTTCACACATTTGTGGCATtgtgttgtatttttttgtgctgttatattttttcaagccTACCAACCTAATTGGAAACGTGCGATTTCGATTGCATTCAGTTGATGAGTGGCTTTTTCCGAGCTTTGTTTACAGAAGAGTGAAAAGTTAACGGTAAAGTGCGCATATacgacatatatattttttatacttaaatattgGCACAATACTAAGTATTAAAAGACGTAAGTGTTGTAAAAAAAGGCtttgaaagtaaaaaacaaaaatatttatacatatatgtatgtatgtacatatgtaaaaataaaaaaaatttattttttctatttcatcGTTGTTTGAATTTAGGTATGCATCAATGTAAACacttattaaattaattgaatgctaattttttataactttgccACGTATTCACCTAGAAAAATCCAATAAAAGTCAAAGCAAATTGAGTTTTTAATTCCTTTgcgatttgaacaaaaaaaaacaacacataaAATGTTATATGTAACAAAAAATCAGACCTGCTGGAGGATTAAATAATCTTTATGCACAATGTCATTGAAGACTTTTAAGTGCCTTTTTAACCTTagacatatgtattatatatacatacatatttaccgtGGATTAGTTTGCCAGTTTGTGTGCGTTAAACTATAATATGATTTCAAGGTCGATGTAGTGAAGTGATTTTGCCTTTGAGGCTGCAAAAAAAGTGATTTTATAATAGACTTTGCTTAAACAATAGTAATACCAACAAATTATTACTAAACAGAATACAATTTGTGGAGAAATTTGCTCAACAATCCGATTCGTGCTTCAAAAAATAAGCCGAATTCCTGCAAAACGTTACGGCGTAGctctaattttgaaaataaattatatgaatatataacaaACTTGGTTCGCTGCCTTCTCATTCGAGAAAGTcgcaaatatacaaatacttataataaaattttacttttaaatcgAGTTACGCTAATCTTGCAACAAAACCAACCAcagaaatatgttttaaaacatttttttttgtgtttctatGTACCACTCTATAATTTTTGACCGTTATATAAGTCAAATGCTTTAGGAGATACCACAACTCTGACCATTCATCAGCTTTATTATTGttcttcatattaaatattattaattaaatatatattattattagtaattaGTTGATCGGAGAAAATCCTCACGTCGTATggcggtgttgttgttgttgttgtagcggcacgGCGGTGTAATCCATGTTGCACCCGTTTTTGGTAGATTACGATAATAACTTTCATATCTAAATAACCTTTTGGGCTTTCTAAAACGAAACTTGAAACTTAAGGGAGGAAGTACCCGTAAAGGCCGCAAAAGTGCTTTATCGCGATTTATTTTCGGGAGAAGTAAGCGGTACACATAAAATTGATGTAATATATATTAAGCACAAtgtttaagaaatataaaaagtaaaattaattgattattgCTTGTTCACGTAATTCGTGTCGCCGCTGACATTGAAATTGGCGTAAAGGATTTTTAGATCAAATATTATTTCACGCGAGAGGACTTATTTATCCTAAATAGACCGCGATCTTCAGGAAGCTCGAACATTACCCATTAAAATGAGGCTTCAAAAGTTTTCGATTATTTTCTCGTTAATAGTGGTCTAAAAATACTGTTTTCTTATgtttatataagtttatattttcatattcttaCTCTATCTAGAGTAGTTTCTTatggcttttaaataaaatctagATAAAAAATAGATTTACTACTTTCTCCATAATCCCTTACACCCATTTGAAAACCATGATTTCgagaaaactttatttaaagtttGCGCTTAAAGATCGGCTTCCTCGAGGTGACACTAACTGATTAGGTGACATATCTGATTGATTTTCTTAGGACATATACTTATAGATTAGGAAattaaaaagacaaaaaaatttttttttaactttttcgggTATTTTCCTAATTAACTCCCTTTTCATCAGGGAGAGCTTATTAAGGATATAAATATAATCTTAatttttcagtattttaaaCCATAATTCTgttaatatacttatgtatattttgaaaCAGCTGACATTGTATGGATGTGTATATGACTTCTGGCTCAGGTTTGTGTTAAGCTTCTCTCTtagataatatttgtttttttttttataacttttctaTATTCCAAATCGTAGCTTTCTAAATTATACCGATTTTCGAATGCCATCCGGCGATATCCTATGTTCTCAATGGTTTCAGTCTCTAATTTTATGTTGTTACTTCATTGAATGTGTAAGAgtcgataaaaatatttaaatagtaagcTCACTTGTTCGCCTGCTCAACAACCTTTTTTACAATCTGCAATCCAGCTTAAAAATTgttgatataaaatattaacttctcgcaataataatgcatatgtgtatttgtaatttCTACAATCACACTAGCATTTAAACATTTCGTTCATtggcatttaatttcattagcatttaatttcattagcaTAAGTGTAATTATTATCCTCTAGCGATATCGATAATAAAAACGCAAACTTGTATTGCCActcaaaatttgcaaataattgaGAGCGCCAACAACTGATGCGCCCAGAGCAAAAAGTCACACACATACCCACAACGAATTGAGTGTACAAAGTGCCAAGTAAAATGACAGGATACACAAGTTGGCAAATTGTTTGTCAGCTACGGCCGCAGTCACTCGTTGCAACTAAAGCAGTAGACTAGATATCTTTAGTGAGTTTTATTGTTAAAGAATCCAAAGATTCTGTACCACATATAATACCGCCGACTGCAGAAAATCTATTATACCATAGAatagaatgtaaaatattttgtgaaattatgTTAGCTTACCGTGTTTTAAGAAATTTGTGTATGAAGTGATGTTTTTAATCTAAAGTTGTGATTTCTTGTTGTGTTTTGAGCTGTGATAGCGcggtattaataaaaaattaatacgaGCAAAAGTCGTGTATTTGTGTAGTAAAATCGTAGGCATAGAACGTAAATAAATAAGCAGTAAAGCAAATATCGATTATAACCAAAAAATATGACATTTGTGCAACGATTTGTATACTTCAGTCATGGCCGGTAGCAAgcgcagcaaaaacaacaactctaCTCAACTGATTTTAAAGTGTGTaagaagaaaaatgtataaaaaaattaaaaatcgaagCTAGCAAAAGTTTaaagtgaatttatttttaataatgcttggatatttatatatactacatgtgtatatgtaccatatatacatacatacaaatatgcatgtttatatacaaattattatacgcatataatatacatttttatgcgGCTTTGAAATCAATATTGTTTATGAATATTATACACTAATATTATCGGTAGGcatgcatgcgtgtgtgtaatatatgtaatgaaaaatgtaaaatgctTTTTGTCATCAACAAAAGCACAGAATCCGCCATGCTGAAAACAGAAAAGCAACATTTGTTGTACATGGCCCAGACGCACCTAATCAtcctacatacataaataacacacatatacgcataaACACGTCTATTATTATGCACATAGTTGTATTTCGTATAGTAAGTGCATTATTATAATGGGGAAGCAATTTATAGCTTATTTGATAtggtatttttaataaagtcCTTCAACTAATGTAATTAATACGTTGTCATTCTGTGCATTGAAATGTTGAAAGCTATCTCTCATAATTAAGCAAAGTGACCATTTTATAGGCACAATCagacataccatacatatgtacatacatgcggcatgtatgtatgtatatttcccCCAATGAGAATAAGCTGAAGTATAGCAGTATATGTTTATTGAGTGGGCTTAGAGAGATTGGCTCCTCCGATTTGCTTCAAATTTCATATAGAGGTTTTTTaggtcataaaaaaaattaccccaTGTGTGTTTTTggctgaaatttaaaaaaaattggaaaaaaccGGCAATGCGTGAAGGAGTTTTATGCGGAAGAACTAAGAACATACCGCTATTGGATTGCTCAGGGTTATttgtgtgaaaaataaaaaataattcatattttaattttttttaagaattttttttcaaaattaattttttttaacaaaaatgtccATCAAAAAACATACATTGGAAATTGTCACATAAGAAACTTTTGTataagtttttaagaaaatctaaGGGGTGACTTAATCGGGAGTATAGCCGATTTTACAATTTTGCCAAAATTGTAACTAAGTTTTTTCTCACGTTCTTTTGTTGCTTGAAATATTCTGTGCAACTCTTTGCAGTATATTTCAATCCTACAAAAAGAAAGAACCATTGATAGGAATCTGCAAGCGTTAGTTACCTTTTTTgatcactattgcatatagctgtcacaaaaacaacgatcaaaatcaagtattgtacttgtatggaaaacttttttatggacAATATAAATTCACGCAATTTGGCATAGTATATTATCACAGGCATTTCtaaaatcttcgaaaaaatgtttcagatcgaatcactatagcatatatatgccatacgaactgaacgattaaaaaaagttcttgtatggaaacttttaatttttgaaatgtagGGTAGGGCTAACATCAGTGCAACCTGTGTTAACGTTCTTTCTTGTCAAAGGACCAACATAAAAGATGGTACACCCTGTATGTTTACAACTCTATTGTTTGTAAAGCACATTAAAATACACCTCTctgccaaaaataatatttcttattacTTTATTAAGCTTATCtttgatttatgtatttcaATATTGCCTTAACGTATCACTTTATCAAGTTGCCAATTAAGTTTAGGTGTTTTGGCAAATAACTATATTTGGGACATGGCAATTTGCCAATGACAAACACTTGTTTGTATTAATTCCACAAAACTAGTACCGTTTAACAACAGCAGCCGTTCAATAATTTGTGCGTAGGAGAAAGGAAAATcagaatatagaaaaaaaaatttataattaagattttttcgaaaatgcttaataatgttcaaatatatatgtatatatttttagttaaacaTAATACATTTCTACCTATTTtcataagtaataaaataatcaaattattataatataaataatcggCGTCATTTCAAATAAACATTCAATAACGTTTCCTATTATTCccctatatattataatttagctcaatatttatttaattatagaaAGTACTCCGGGCCatcagggcgtatgagtaatctaTGATTACACCGTAACATCAGCCAACAACACATTTAAGTATAATACTATTTATAGATGTGGCATCCTAgtatctataaaaatatttctcgtAAAGTGAACACACAacaatatgtacttatatgtactCGTATCGGTCGGTGTCATACACATGTtaacgtatgtacatacgtgtgtatgtacttgtacataatACTTACATTTATGCCTTAATTTCTTATGACGGCggcgattttatttttattattagcaGGCACTTCAATAAACTCACAGACCATTTGGCGCCAAAGCGCTGCACAGTGGGTaatgtttaagaaaaaattgttcaaaaatagaaaaaccCATTCACaatgaatttgtttttatgagtTACAGTAAAGCAATTATTAGTGTACAAGTATATCCCCGCTCACAACGAAAGCTTCAGTATCAATAGCATcagaaaatatagtaaataaatgATAGTAAACAAAATGCTTAACAATCAAAACCAACACTACGGTGATTTGAAAAATCTAACGTTGAGCAACCAAGTTTTCggtaatgatttttatttagaagacaattttgtgtaaattttcgGTAATTGCCTTTGAAACTGCGGGCACAAATATCATTTGGGTTATAATAACCGATTTTAAATAAGCGCAAATcgagaaaatggacttgaaagCTACTACAGCTTTTTAGCTGAAGCTTATGAACATAATGATATCACACAGCTTACCTATGTTACGAGTGATGTTTCGTATAACAACTTCGGTTATACTGTTATGAGACATCTTGGTGATATCAGTAGAGCAACTCAAGGCTGCAATTTGATGAGATTATCCTTTTTAGGCTTTATTTAATATGATAGAAACTAGTCATTAATATTTCAGACGAGTAACGAGCAAGCAATTCGTGAGATATGGAAAGACAGTAACTCTCAAAATGgtgctgaaaaaatatatatattaactataTTTGCTGCCTGAATCCACAAAAACGTGTTCCATAAACAAAGCAATACTTGCTTAAACTTAACAATGAAGATTTTTTAAGCTATTACTACTACGTAGCTACTTGTATACTTGCTTACAacatatattattcatatattattttttctacaatttttaaactatCTGATGAACAATTGTTTCCATGATAacgttatattattatttttatcttatatatatatttttttaggttatagACTGTGACTGAAGACAATTATCAAATCAACCAAGCAACCAAAAATTAATCtaaaacattaacaaaaaaaaaaaaaaactcgtcCATTTTCTCTGCACACGCTATTATGGATTGGAGCTGGGCTGTTGCCGGTGTCAACGATGAAATACCACGTACAGCCGGTTCGGAATGCATCAACTACATGACGAATCGTCGCCGCTGGATTGAATCCACCATTTTAAGTGCAATCTTCATTTATCTAATATGCTGGGCCGCAAAACGCATGGATCCGATAATAATGCCACCGCTGAAGGAGATCAATAAGCCACACTCCGCCATAAGACTCATGCTCATGATATTGATGACTTTCATATTTGGCGTGGAAATGGGCTTCAAATTTgccaataaaaatatgatatatgttTTGAATCCCTGTCACATCCAAACTTTAGTGCAGgtaatttgcattattttgaaatttttttaaataaaaaatatttatctatttatatGTTTGCTTGCAGATCTACCTTTTAGCAGCAAAGCCCAGTAAGACGACCATCGCTTTATTTCGCATACAAATGAATAATTTAAACGGTCCCTTTTTGGCGTTTCTATTCCCGGAAGTAGAATGTCGTACACTACATTTTGAACAGGCAACATATTGGATTCAGCATGCTCTACTCTATATAATACCGGCGTATATATTAAGAAGTGGTAAGTCTTTACAAAATTGCTTAAAGGGAATCAGTAATGTAATGCTTTCCGCAGAACCGTTCTGTTCCTATGAAAAATTCGAATTCGAAAATGGAAATAATTcctaaaaatttgtgttttctaTTATGTCGTTTTCAAATAACGGTTTTTATAATACTTGTAGAGAATTACTTATCAGCTGTTTTTTTTAGCTTTCGAAAATTACCAGAATAGTAATTGTAATtactagaaatatattttttgcaatacaAATGCAACACATTCTGATGTCTAATAAatcaaattagttttatttgatatattattCGGCTtgttgattttcaaaatattgtttaattattaactgttatatatgtacatggctAGAAGAATGTTAGAAATAGCGATTACGACGATTTCGAACTGCTACAGTAAAACACATTAGCTTGTGACGTCATAAACGAAGAGTGGGGTAGAGCGTTACTTATAAGCccctattacggttttcaacgcaactgcattttggttgaagttttgaaatttgataTTATCGATAACAACTCAATCCGTCCAAAAAAAGTTTCGGTTAAAGTGTTGTCGAAATTCAACTTTTCTGTGGTATTACGGATACTACATTAATAATTACTATGAAATATGGACAGATTTCTCTAGTTACAATGTGGGGTGCCTTGCAAGTAAATCTGGAGGCCTGcttcctatttttttttaagaaactaATGTTATTAAAGCttaagattaaataaaaaatatgaaaacatttttgattACCTATGCTCAATCTAATTAAAAACTTTCCAGGCGCGTATCAAATTGAGGACTTATACGACTACAATTGGACTACTATCGGGACTGCTACAATGCTGCTATATCATTTCGCCTTACTGACCCCTTTATCAATGgtaagcaaaaaattttattttcatacaaaattactttaataataaatttccacCTCAGTT
This genomic window contains:
- the prel gene encoding protein preli-like codes for the protein MVTASQCTTETVFDYSWKQVVQAYWNRYPNPSSTHVLTEDTIKREVRDGKLYSRRLLSKTNPVPKWGQRFYNNAPVRIVEDSVLDPKKKTLVTFTRNIGFKKIMKVDEIVEYSEQKDGRTLAVRRAYISSQVFGVSRAIRAFGIERFKSNCNKAASGFNYVLRNMFPNNAATASATTVATNGNVSESVSTAGTSHIQQATLNKTETIKIASKAGYAYLKNQVIKLAQIFSIKN
- the LOC106617898 gene encoding transmembrane protein 164; the protein is MDWSWAVAGVNDEIPRTAGSECINYMTNRRRWIESTILSAIFIYLICWAAKRMDPIIMPPLKEINKPHSAIRLMLMILMTFIFGVEMGFKFANKNMIYVLNPCHIQTLVQIYLLAAKPSKTTIALFRIQMNNLNGPFLAFLFPEVECRTLHFEQATYWIQHALLYIIPAYILRSGAYQIEDLYDYNWTTIGTATMLLYHFALLTPLSMFTGINLSHMLCAALSDPFQGQNYRIAATIHEIFLCPILNKTTVLMFSKPTAVSTVKRLRPKFELPLNNSTRNERRVSTDNPLLTTRGSHTPELLSKSVPTTPISFAPTTNSSPISEISLVAEMAAAVAAGSGPVTMMRRMKRNSINLVTSEVVDVDGKSTKPATKID